In Myxococcus stipitatus, the following are encoded in one genomic region:
- a CDS encoding aminotransferase class I/II-fold pyridoxal phosphate-dependent enzyme produces the protein MPTYPSSPREAFHLLRALSEDLAHPERRARAKVELRELAELAREQPESAPLRLVTVTVAVGASQERLELFLLPSIFAPESWAYTFLEGLLSVPLDEYAGKRLVEVGAGSGWICIALAKFTRLSQVHGADLNPHSPVVARCNAWLNGDEALVSRLSFAESDLLRGVPAEPGWDFVVGCIPQVLRTEELPAELSQADEQALYDLSNYCTLQNVYEDHFGLGLIARLLDEAPERLAPSGRLLLNLAGRPGRPIIDRMFTRRGFSTRVRVARRVRQAADTDIRPLVALEQRTGREFEFFMEARSPEPLRAATALGWLQAGHAVWHEVAVWEAHLTRPRETLSLRQSLRELGIASLQEELDLGAASPEQLGFVAALAKRLASGPLLPYAHEAGDASFRRQLVRYLERYFGLRLGQDELFVAPEREQAVYSLLLATCDVGDEVLVSRNLHPLYARALEKAGVRATVTHTTLEEIRRLLSAFDVKMVLLTVEKGERTNLSVLRDIIAEAARRGIWVVLDESAFFNITGEVEPLTLFEFLAREPYAPNLVVLYGLVKNAVWPDLELTLLLPVPEPLRADLEVAAEVTYSRISTLAQWFYERTFSDLLSFRISFAEPEPPGPRRSPVSPLPRSSRIRALSGFPAFAPKVFREDDAELVRLDYGENEGPLPQSLVEGLIAAAAAPREDGAQTGLSETVAAYLLETRAARYAPEELVVAPGVWPLIHHLGVALRRRLGRVPRVFVVTPCYGVLPPTFVSAGCQVEQGTLAELLGRRGQGAPDAVVISQPSNPTGVYVAREDLVALANYVVEQRCLLVSDEIFGLVNLTSPTSETVHSPVTLEGAVPGVGARTVVLGGLSKEFAAGGLRVGWLASRDRTLASAVRDAGPGVLHLVTARAAAYLYAAYARSPEGQLLYGARHRSLRTFLTKMRRELAQKRELLAQALSEDGRSSDAGDAGGLFLAPRMTSWLGRVVDGERLTPENLPRIVYEHTHVVLNGGPWCSDPERVRAVFSIPQEKLVKACERLKAFGAKVQQGS, from the coding sequence ATGCCGACCTATCCGTCATCTCCTCGAGAGGCCTTTCATCTTCTGCGCGCGTTGTCCGAGGACCTGGCCCATCCGGAGCGGCGCGCCCGCGCGAAGGTGGAGCTGCGCGAGTTGGCGGAGCTGGCCCGGGAGCAGCCCGAGTCCGCGCCGCTGCGGCTGGTGACGGTGACGGTGGCGGTGGGGGCCTCGCAGGAGCGGCTGGAGCTCTTCCTGCTGCCCTCCATCTTCGCGCCGGAGTCCTGGGCCTATACCTTCCTGGAGGGGCTGCTCAGCGTTCCGTTGGATGAGTACGCGGGCAAGCGGCTGGTGGAGGTGGGCGCGGGCTCGGGGTGGATTTGCATCGCGCTGGCGAAGTTCACGCGCCTGTCACAGGTCCATGGCGCGGACCTCAATCCGCACTCGCCCGTGGTGGCCCGCTGCAACGCGTGGCTCAACGGCGACGAGGCGCTCGTCTCGCGGTTGTCCTTCGCTGAGAGCGACCTCTTGCGCGGCGTGCCCGCGGAGCCCGGCTGGGACTTCGTGGTGGGCTGCATCCCGCAAGTGCTGCGCACGGAGGAATTGCCCGCGGAGCTGTCCCAGGCGGATGAGCAGGCGCTGTATGACCTGTCCAACTACTGCACGCTGCAGAACGTCTACGAGGACCACTTCGGTCTGGGGCTCATCGCGAGGCTGCTCGACGAGGCGCCCGAGCGATTGGCGCCCTCGGGCCGGTTGCTCCTGAACCTCGCGGGCCGTCCGGGCCGCCCCATCATCGACCGCATGTTCACCCGGCGAGGCTTCTCCACGCGGGTGCGTGTGGCGCGGCGGGTGCGTCAGGCGGCGGACACGGACATCCGGCCGCTGGTGGCGCTGGAGCAGCGCACGGGGCGCGAGTTCGAATTCTTCATGGAGGCTCGCAGCCCGGAGCCGTTGCGCGCGGCCACCGCGCTGGGCTGGCTCCAGGCGGGGCACGCCGTGTGGCACGAGGTGGCGGTCTGGGAAGCGCACCTGACGCGCCCGCGCGAGACGCTGTCGTTGCGCCAGTCCCTGCGTGAGCTGGGAATCGCCTCGCTCCAGGAGGAGCTGGACCTGGGCGCCGCGTCGCCCGAGCAGTTGGGCTTCGTCGCGGCGCTCGCGAAGCGATTGGCGAGCGGGCCCTTGCTGCCGTACGCGCACGAGGCGGGAGATGCGTCCTTCCGGCGACAGCTGGTGCGCTACCTGGAGCGCTACTTCGGCCTGAGGCTGGGGCAGGACGAGCTGTTCGTCGCGCCCGAGCGTGAGCAGGCGGTGTACTCGCTGCTGCTGGCCACGTGTGACGTGGGCGACGAGGTGCTGGTGTCGCGCAACCTGCATCCGCTCTACGCGCGGGCGTTGGAGAAGGCGGGCGTGCGCGCCACGGTGACGCACACCACGCTGGAGGAGATTCGCCGGCTGTTGTCCGCGTTCGACGTGAAGATGGTGCTGCTCACGGTGGAGAAGGGCGAGCGCACCAACCTCTCCGTGCTGCGCGACATCATCGCGGAGGCGGCGCGGCGGGGCATCTGGGTGGTGCTGGACGAGAGCGCCTTCTTCAACATCACCGGCGAGGTGGAGCCGCTCACGTTGTTCGAGTTCCTGGCGCGCGAGCCCTATGCGCCCAACCTCGTCGTGCTCTATGGCCTGGTGAAGAACGCGGTGTGGCCGGACCTGGAGCTGACGCTGCTGTTGCCCGTGCCGGAGCCGCTGCGCGCGGACCTGGAGGTGGCCGCGGAGGTGACGTACTCGCGCATCAGCACGCTGGCGCAGTGGTTCTACGAGCGCACGTTCTCGGACCTCCTGTCGTTCCGAATCTCCTTCGCGGAGCCGGAGCCTCCCGGGCCCCGCCGCTCACCGGTGTCGCCGCTGCCACGCTCGTCCCGCATCCGCGCGCTGTCGGGCTTCCCCGCCTTCGCGCCCAAGGTGTTCCGCGAGGACGACGCGGAGTTGGTGCGCCTGGACTACGGAGAGAACGAGGGGCCGCTGCCGCAGTCGTTGGTGGAGGGCCTCATCGCTGCCGCCGCCGCGCCGCGTGAGGATGGCGCGCAGACGGGGTTGTCCGAGACGGTGGCCGCCTATCTCCTGGAGACACGCGCCGCGCGTTACGCTCCAGAGGAGCTGGTGGTCGCGCCGGGTGTCTGGCCGCTCATCCACCACCTGGGTGTGGCGTTGCGCCGGCGGTTGGGGCGGGTGCCTCGGGTCTTCGTGGTGACGCCTTGCTACGGCGTGCTGCCGCCGACGTTCGTCTCCGCGGGATGCCAGGTGGAGCAGGGGACGCTGGCGGAGTTGTTGGGGCGGCGGGGGCAGGGCGCGCCGGATGCGGTGGTCATCTCCCAGCCGTCGAACCCCACGGGTGTCTACGTGGCCCGCGAGGACCTGGTGGCGCTGGCCAACTACGTCGTGGAGCAGCGATGCCTGCTGGTGTCCGATGAAATCTTCGGACTGGTGAACCTCACCAGCCCCACGTCGGAGACGGTGCACAGCCCGGTGACGCTGGAGGGCGCGGTGCCCGGGGTGGGCGCTCGAACCGTGGTGTTGGGCGGACTGTCGAAGGAGTTCGCGGCGGGGGGCCTGCGCGTGGGCTGGCTGGCGTCGCGGGACAGGACGCTGGCCTCGGCGGTGCGTGACGCGGGGCCCGGGGTGCTGCACCTGGTCACCGCGCGTGCGGCGGCGTACCTGTACGCGGCCTATGCGCGCAGCCCGGAGGGGCAGCTGCTCTACGGGGCCCGGCATCGCTCCCTGCGCACGTTCCTGACGAAGATGCGCCGGGAGCTGGCGCAGAAGCGGGAGTTGCTCGCGCAGGCCCTGTCGGAGGATGGGCGCTCCTCGGATGCCGGGGACGCGGGGGGACTGTTCCTCGCGCCTCGCATGACGTCCTGGCTGGGCCGCGTGGTGGATGGGGAGCGGCTGACTCCAGAGAACCTGCCGCGCATCGTGTACGAGCACACGCATGTGGTGCTCAACGGTGGACCCTGGTGCTCGGACCCCGAGCGGGTGCGCGCCGTCTTCTCCATTCCCCAGGAGAAGCTGGTGAAGGCGTGTGAGCGGCTGAAGGCGTTCGGCGCGAAGGTTCAGCAGGGCTCTTGA
- a CDS encoding site-2 protease family protein, whose product MRQTRGAWKVGSLRGIPIRVHVSLLLILPLLAYLFSGAFRRAAEVAHIPGAQGMGVSGLWGLGVAVGLFASILIHELAHTLYALRRGGQVRSITLMMVGGVSELTEAPPRPRDEALMALVGPLTSLALAGLFGLATWGVDGTRAFHLQFACFYLATLNVFLGLFNLLPAFPMDGGRILRALLVGRLGPVRATRVASLVGRGFAVAFAVWGLVTLNPFLLVIAFFIYMGAEGEARQARMKAVLERVRVAELMTPRAVGMEADVSLEDALWDLRRERRGVLPVMDAGRPVGAVGVEEVRRVPEAERIRRTAREVMRPVPVAPMEENGWRALRLMLESEVPLVAVVDAGGQLVGTLDVDDVQRGMALFQTREERAERESRRWRQERPA is encoded by the coding sequence ATGCGCCAGACGCGAGGTGCGTGGAAGGTGGGCTCGCTGCGCGGCATTCCCATCCGGGTCCATGTCTCGCTGCTGCTGATTCTTCCGCTGCTGGCCTATCTGTTCAGCGGCGCATTCCGCAGGGCGGCGGAGGTGGCCCACATCCCCGGTGCTCAGGGGATGGGGGTGTCCGGGCTGTGGGGGCTGGGGGTGGCGGTGGGGTTGTTCGCGTCGATTCTCATCCACGAGCTGGCGCACACGTTGTACGCGCTGCGCCGGGGTGGGCAGGTGCGGTCCATCACCCTGATGATGGTGGGCGGTGTGTCGGAGCTGACGGAGGCGCCGCCCCGGCCTCGGGATGAAGCCCTCATGGCGCTGGTGGGGCCGCTGACGAGCCTGGCGCTGGCGGGGCTCTTCGGGTTGGCGACGTGGGGCGTGGATGGCACGCGCGCGTTCCATCTCCAGTTCGCGTGTTTCTACCTGGCCACCCTCAACGTGTTCCTGGGGCTGTTCAACCTGCTGCCGGCGTTCCCGATGGATGGGGGACGGATTCTGCGGGCCCTGCTGGTGGGGAGACTGGGCCCGGTGCGCGCGACGCGGGTGGCGTCGCTGGTGGGCCGGGGCTTCGCGGTGGCGTTCGCGGTGTGGGGGCTGGTGACGCTCAATCCCTTCCTGCTGGTGATTGCGTTCTTCATCTACATGGGCGCGGAGGGAGAGGCGCGGCAGGCGAGGATGAAGGCCGTGCTGGAGCGGGTGCGGGTGGCGGAGTTGATGACGCCGCGAGCGGTGGGGATGGAGGCGGATGTGTCGTTGGAGGATGCGCTGTGGGACTTGCGGCGTGAGCGGCGCGGGGTGTTGCCGGTGATGGATGCAGGGCGTCCGGTGGGGGCGGTGGGCGTGGAGGAGGTGCGCCGCGTCCCGGAGGCCGAGCGGATTCGGAGGACGGCGCGCGAGGTGATGCGCCCGGTGCCCGTGGCGCCGATGGAGGAGAACGGCTGGCGCGCCCTGCGGCTCATGTTGGAGAGCGAGGTGCCGCTGGTCGCCGTGGTGGACGCGGGCGGGCAACTGGTGGGGACGCTGGACGTCGACGACGTGCAGCGCGGGATGGCCCTGTTCCAGACGCGCGAGGAGCGCGCCGAGCGCGAGTCCCGGCGCTGGCGTCAGGAGCGGCCCGCGTGA
- a CDS encoding Coq4 family protein, whose product MRTPFSYVREAWKVARALRDPYRLQDILDMARLLAPPSSMHKLVERLMQSPTTAQAFVERPRVGKLALDTLQTLPEGTLGRAFADHLQHNGLDPSKLPNLQAHTREDYVRAHLLESHDIWHVLTGFRSDVAGELGIQAFSLAQVGSPFALGILAGGLTNTLLYAFAERDVRMQAITRGWVLGHMALPVFGAPWRDMWEHPLTEVRQRFGLDLDRVDAVLPALAPPVRTHAARRVAA is encoded by the coding sequence ATGCGTACCCCGTTCAGCTACGTCCGCGAGGCCTGGAAGGTGGCCCGCGCGCTGCGGGACCCGTATCGTCTGCAGGACATCCTCGACATGGCCCGCTTGCTGGCGCCCCCCTCCAGCATGCACAAGCTGGTGGAGCGGCTGATGCAATCGCCCACCACCGCCCAGGCCTTCGTCGAAAGGCCGCGCGTGGGGAAGCTGGCGCTCGACACGCTCCAGACGCTGCCAGAGGGGACCCTCGGCCGAGCGTTCGCCGACCACCTGCAACACAACGGCCTGGACCCCTCCAAGCTCCCCAATCTCCAGGCCCACACCCGCGAGGACTACGTCCGGGCCCACCTCTTGGAGTCCCACGACATCTGGCACGTGCTGACCGGCTTTCGCAGCGACGTGGCCGGAGAGCTGGGCATCCAGGCCTTCAGCCTGGCCCAGGTCGGCAGCCCCTTCGCGCTGGGCATCCTCGCCGGAGGCCTGACGAACACGCTGCTCTACGCCTTCGCCGAACGCGACGTGCGCATGCAGGCCATCACCCGGGGTTGGGTGCTGGGACACATGGCGCTGCCCGTCTTCGGCGCCCCCTGGCGCGACATGTGGGAACACCCCCTGACGGAGGTCCGCCAGCGCTTCGGCCTGGACCTGGACCGGGTGGACGCCGTGCTGCCGGCACTCGCGCCCCCGGTGCGGACCCACGCCGCTCGCCGCGTCGCGGCGTGA
- a CDS encoding acyl-CoA carboxylase subunit beta, with protein MDETSEKDPLRARLQELEKQAELGGGADRIAKQHEAGKLTARERIDLLLDPGSFCELDKFVTHRSTDFGMGDKKIPGDGVVTGYGTVEGRQVFVFAQDFTVFGGSLSGAYAQKICKIMDMATRVGAPVIGLNDSGGARIQEGVESLAGYADIFLRNTLASGVVPQISLIMGPCAGGAVYSPAITDFIMMVKDTSYMFITGPDVIKTVTHEEVSKEALGGALTHNQKSGVAHFAAENEQAAIVMTRELLSFLPSNNQEDPPVQPSDDDVFRAEESLKTIVPSNPNKPYDIKDIVKAVVDNKHFFEVQEHYARNIVVGFARMNGKSVGIVANQPAVLAGVLDIDASVKAARFVRFCDCFNIPLITFVDVPGFLPGTDQEWGGIITHGAKLLYAFAEATVPKITIITRKAYGGAYDVMASKHIRADINYAYPTAEIAVMGPEGAVNIIFRNELLKAKDAAAERTKLVNDYREKFANPFKAAELGYIDEVIRPEETRIKVIRALEMLKDKRQENPPRKHGNIPL; from the coding sequence ATGGACGAGACCTCCGAGAAGGACCCCCTCCGCGCACGCCTCCAGGAGCTGGAGAAGCAGGCCGAGCTGGGTGGCGGTGCCGACCGCATCGCCAAGCAGCACGAGGCCGGCAAGCTCACCGCCCGCGAGCGCATCGACCTGCTCCTCGACCCCGGCTCTTTCTGCGAGTTGGACAAGTTCGTCACCCACCGGTCCACGGACTTCGGCATGGGCGACAAGAAGATTCCCGGCGACGGCGTCGTCACCGGCTACGGCACCGTTGAAGGCCGGCAGGTCTTCGTGTTCGCCCAGGACTTCACCGTCTTCGGCGGCTCGTTGTCCGGTGCCTATGCCCAGAAGATTTGCAAGATCATGGACATGGCCACCCGCGTGGGCGCGCCTGTCATCGGGCTGAATGACTCCGGCGGCGCGCGCATCCAGGAAGGCGTGGAGAGCCTGGCGGGCTACGCGGACATCTTCCTGCGCAACACGCTGGCCTCGGGCGTGGTGCCCCAGATTTCACTCATCATGGGTCCGTGCGCGGGCGGCGCGGTGTACTCGCCGGCCATCACCGACTTCATCATGATGGTGAAGGACACCTCGTACATGTTCATCACCGGCCCGGACGTCATCAAGACGGTGACGCACGAGGAGGTGTCCAAGGAAGCCCTGGGCGGTGCGCTGACGCACAACCAGAAGTCCGGCGTCGCGCACTTCGCCGCGGAGAACGAGCAGGCCGCCATCGTGATGACGCGCGAGCTGCTCTCGTTCCTGCCCTCCAACAACCAGGAGGACCCGCCCGTCCAGCCCAGTGACGACGACGTGTTCCGGGCCGAGGAGTCGCTCAAGACGATTGTCCCGAGCAACCCCAACAAGCCCTACGACATCAAGGACATCGTCAAGGCCGTCGTCGACAACAAGCACTTCTTCGAGGTGCAGGAGCACTACGCGCGCAACATCGTCGTCGGCTTCGCGCGCATGAATGGCAAGAGCGTGGGCATCGTCGCCAACCAGCCCGCGGTGCTCGCTGGCGTGTTGGACATTGACGCGAGCGTGAAGGCCGCGCGCTTCGTGCGCTTCTGCGACTGCTTCAACATCCCGCTCATCACCTTCGTGGACGTGCCCGGCTTCCTGCCCGGGACGGACCAGGAGTGGGGCGGCATCATCACCCACGGCGCCAAGCTGCTCTACGCCTTCGCCGAGGCCACCGTTCCCAAAATCACCATCATCACGCGCAAGGCCTACGGCGGCGCGTACGACGTGATGGCGTCCAAGCACATCCGCGCGGACATCAACTACGCCTACCCCACCGCGGAAATCGCCGTCATGGGGCCCGAGGGCGCGGTCAACATCATCTTCCGCAACGAACTGCTCAAGGCGAAGGACGCCGCCGCAGAGCGCACGAAGCTGGTGAATGACTATCGCGAGAAGTTCGCCAACCCGTTCAAGGCGGCGGAGCTGGGCTACATCGACGAGGTCATCCGGCCGGAGGAGACGCGCATCAAGGTCATCCGGGCGCTGGAGATGCTGAAGGACAAGCGGCAGGAGAATCCGCCGCGCAAGCACGGGAACATTCCGCTGTAG
- a CDS encoding MYXO-CTERM sorting domain-containing protein: MECPVDAPAPEGTACDDGSACTERDVYRQGHYVGEEPRVCSAPNPCMKTGVCDPATGTCSPPEPVADGTACDDGNACTRSDTCQGGSCLGADPVTCAASDACHAQGTCQATTGICSSPMLEDGTECAGGTCQSGACVPTWDAGSEPDAGTGDAGASSDAGGVADAGADDAGSDSDAGESDAGAAVDAGAAHDAGSGSDAGESDAGAAVDAGADDAGSGSDAGERDAGGAVDAGAAHDAGSDSDAGERDAGGAVDAGAAHDAGSDSDAGESDAGAAVDAGVAHDAGSGSDAGERDAGEAVDAGAGDAGSDSDAGGALDAGTDVSGESDAGAADAGGASSDAGDGAEELTPPKDGTTKEERSFGCSAPPGSSIPSAWLLLVGAALVNASRRRRA; encoded by the coding sequence ATGGAGTGCCCGGTGGATGCTCCCGCGCCCGAGGGGACCGCGTGTGATGATGGGAGCGCGTGCACCGAGCGTGATGTGTACCGTCAGGGGCACTACGTGGGTGAGGAGCCTCGGGTGTGCTCGGCGCCGAATCCCTGCATGAAGACGGGAGTGTGTGACCCCGCGACGGGGACGTGCTCGCCGCCGGAGCCTGTCGCAGATGGCACCGCGTGCGATGACGGCAATGCGTGTACGCGCAGCGACACGTGTCAGGGGGGCTCGTGTCTGGGGGCGGACCCGGTGACGTGTGCCGCGAGTGATGCCTGTCATGCGCAGGGCACGTGTCAGGCAACGACGGGGATTTGCTCGAGCCCGATGCTCGAGGATGGCACGGAGTGCGCGGGGGGAACCTGTCAGTCCGGAGCGTGTGTCCCCACATGGGATGCCGGCAGCGAACCGGATGCGGGAACGGGAGACGCGGGGGCGAGCTCCGATGCGGGTGGTGTCGCGGATGCAGGCGCCGATGATGCTGGGAGTGACTCCGACGCGGGCGAGAGCGATGCGGGCGCTGCCGTGGATGCCGGCGCCGCTCATGATGCTGGGAGCGGCTCGGACGCAGGCGAGAGTGATGCGGGCGCTGCCGTGGATGCCGGTGCCGATGATGCTGGGAGCGGCTCGGACGCAGGAGAGCGCGACGCGGGCGGAGCCGTCGATGCTGGCGCCGCTCATGATGCTGGGAGTGACTCCGACGCAGGCGAGCGCGACGCGGGCGGAGCCGTCGATGCTGGCGCCGCTCATGATGCTGGGAGTGACTCCGACGCAGGCGAGAGCGATGCGGGCGCTGCCGTCGATGCTGGCGTCGCTCATGATGCTGGGAGCGGCTCGGACGCAGGAGAGCGCGACGCGGGCGAAGCCGTCGATGCTGGCGCCGGCGATGCGGGGAGTGACTCCGACGCGGGCGGTGCCTTGGATGCAGGGACCGACGTTTCGGGCGAGAGCGACGCGGGAGCCGCAGACGCGGGTGGGGCTTCGTCAGATGCGGGGGATGGCGCGGAGGAACTCACTCCTCCGAAGGATGGAACGACCAAAGAGGAGCGGAGCTTCGGATGCAGTGCTCCACCGGGTTCTTCAATCCCCTCTGCCTGGCTTCTCCTCGTGGGGGCCGCACTCGTGAACGCCTCACGTCGCCGGCGCGCATGA
- the accC gene encoding acetyl-CoA carboxylase biotin carboxylase subunit, whose protein sequence is MPKIRKVLVANRGEIAIRVMRTCKELGIATVAVYSEADRSALHVRTADQAFFVGPPPSRESYLVQERILEAAKKSGADAIHPGYGFLSENASFVRACEAAGITFIGPPASAMDAMGEKTRARANMIKAGVPVVPGTTEPIATEAEARDYAQKIGFPIMLKAAGGGGGKGMRRVEGLADFESAWRSAKSEALNAFGNDAVYIEKYLEKPHHVEIQVFADTHGNVIHLNERECSAQRRHQKVVEETPSPILTPELRAKMGEVAVKAAKAVNYVGAGTVEFLVDVHRNFYFLEMNTRLQVEHPVTEWVTGLDLVALQIKVAEGEKLPLLQAPTPNGHSIEVRVYAEDPSRNFMPSPGRITYLRVPGGPNVRDDSGVFPGYTVPNFYDPMISKLSVWAPTRQEAIARAQRALGEYVVKGITTNIRYLKAILAHPEFAGGDYDTGFLGREHTTLQGVEDPKLTDMALLAGAVYAYQRDAKRAKTLPGAKAGASDAGQGRISPWRLALRSRRR, encoded by the coding sequence ATGCCCAAGATCCGCAAAGTGCTCGTCGCCAACCGCGGCGAGATCGCCATCCGGGTGATGCGCACCTGCAAGGAGCTCGGCATCGCCACCGTGGCGGTGTACTCGGAGGCGGACCGCTCCGCGCTCCACGTCCGCACCGCGGACCAGGCCTTCTTCGTGGGGCCGCCTCCTTCTCGCGAGAGCTACCTGGTCCAGGAGCGCATCCTTGAAGCCGCCAAGAAGTCCGGCGCGGATGCCATCCACCCCGGCTACGGCTTCCTCTCCGAGAACGCCTCCTTCGTGCGCGCCTGCGAGGCCGCCGGCATCACCTTCATCGGCCCGCCCGCCTCCGCCATGGACGCCATGGGCGAGAAGACCCGCGCCCGCGCGAACATGATCAAGGCCGGCGTGCCCGTCGTCCCCGGCACCACCGAGCCCATCGCCACCGAGGCCGAGGCCCGCGACTACGCCCAGAAGATTGGCTTCCCCATCATGCTCAAGGCCGCGGGCGGCGGCGGCGGCAAGGGCATGCGCCGCGTCGAGGGGCTCGCCGACTTCGAGTCCGCCTGGCGCTCCGCCAAGAGCGAGGCGCTCAACGCCTTCGGCAACGACGCCGTCTACATCGAGAAGTATCTCGAGAAGCCCCACCACGTTGAGATTCAGGTGTTCGCCGACACACACGGCAACGTCATCCACCTGAACGAGCGCGAGTGCTCCGCGCAGCGCCGCCACCAGAAGGTCGTGGAGGAGACGCCCAGCCCCATCCTCACGCCGGAGCTGCGCGCGAAGATGGGCGAGGTCGCCGTGAAGGCGGCCAAGGCCGTCAACTACGTGGGCGCGGGCACGGTGGAGTTCCTCGTCGACGTGCACCGCAACTTCTACTTCCTGGAGATGAACACCCGCCTCCAGGTGGAGCACCCGGTGACGGAGTGGGTGACGGGCCTGGACCTGGTCGCCCTGCAGATCAAGGTCGCCGAGGGCGAGAAGCTCCCCCTCCTCCAGGCGCCCACGCCCAACGGCCACTCCATCGAAGTGCGCGTGTACGCGGAGGACCCGTCGCGCAACTTCATGCCCAGCCCGGGAAGAATCACCTACCTGCGCGTGCCGGGCGGCCCCAACGTGCGCGACGACTCGGGCGTGTTCCCCGGGTACACGGTGCCCAACTTCTACGACCCCATGATCTCCAAGCTGTCCGTGTGGGCCCCCACGCGGCAGGAGGCGATTGCCCGGGCCCAGCGCGCGCTGGGTGAGTACGTCGTGAAGGGCATCACCACCAACATCCGCTACCTGAAGGCGATTCTCGCCCACCCCGAGTTCGCGGGCGGCGACTACGACACGGGTTTCCTCGGCCGCGAGCACACCACGCTGCAGGGCGTGGAGGACCCGAAGCTGACGGACATGGCGCTGCTGGCGGGCGCCGTCTACGCGTACCAGCGGGATGCGAAGCGCGCGAAGACGCTCCCAGGCGCCAAGGCCGGCGCCTCCGACGCGGGCCAGGGCCGCATCAGCCCGTGGCGCCTGGCGCTGCGTTCACGCCGCCGCTAA
- a CDS encoding biotin/lipoyl-containing protein, which translates to MRYFTKQQGQKEAVPVDLEPLGGDRFKLTVNGVTYQVDALALEHGTMSMLVDGQSYSAEFEENADEVGVLLRGQVNRFDVADERRLRLRAGTAAFSVEGKQLVTAPMPGKVVKVLVKVGDEVKEGQGLVVVEAMKMENELKSPKAGKVTELFAKEGTAVENNAKLVVVE; encoded by the coding sequence ATGCGCTATTTCACGAAGCAGCAGGGACAGAAGGAAGCGGTGCCGGTGGACCTGGAGCCCCTGGGCGGCGACAGGTTCAAGCTGACCGTCAACGGCGTCACGTACCAGGTGGACGCGCTGGCGCTCGAGCACGGCACCATGAGCATGCTGGTGGACGGCCAGTCCTACTCCGCCGAGTTCGAGGAGAACGCCGACGAGGTGGGCGTGCTCCTGCGCGGACAGGTGAACCGCTTCGACGTCGCGGACGAGCGCCGGCTGCGGCTGCGCGCGGGCACCGCCGCCTTCTCCGTGGAGGGCAAGCAGCTCGTCACCGCGCCCATGCCCGGCAAGGTGGTCAAGGTGCTGGTCAAGGTGGGTGACGAGGTGAAGGAAGGTCAGGGCCTCGTCGTGGTGGAGGCCATGAAGATGGAGAACGAGCTCAAGAGCCCCAAGGCGGGCAAGGTCACGGAGCTGTTCGCCAAGGAAGGCACCGCCGTCGAGAACAACGCGAAGCTCGTCGTCGTCGAGTAG
- a CDS encoding YfbM family protein, whose protein sequence is MEMLCTLRSLTEAQRDALLQAPDRLEDFLDDEEDFGDSQGGAFVELDIGEAWHGLQYLLTGTPWEGKAPLDFLVRGGTEAGDIPSDEGTARVFAPAQVKSLAAALREVSEDTLRRRYDPAEMQAQDIYPGTWEEPLDDTDPLEELVSYFEELQKFVAQVARRGGSMLVHIG, encoded by the coding sequence ATGGAGATGCTCTGCACCTTGCGCAGCCTCACGGAAGCGCAGCGCGACGCCCTGCTTCAGGCCCCTGACCGCCTGGAGGACTTCCTCGACGACGAGGAGGACTTTGGAGACAGCCAGGGTGGAGCCTTCGTGGAGCTGGACATCGGCGAGGCCTGGCACGGCCTTCAGTACCTGCTCACCGGCACGCCGTGGGAGGGCAAGGCCCCCCTGGACTTCCTGGTGCGTGGCGGCACCGAGGCGGGCGACATCCCGTCCGACGAAGGCACCGCGCGCGTCTTCGCGCCCGCGCAGGTGAAGTCGCTGGCCGCCGCGCTCCGCGAGGTGTCCGAGGACACGCTGCGCCGCCGCTATGACCCGGCGGAGATGCAGGCCCAGGACATCTACCCCGGCACCTGGGAAGAGCCGCTCGACGACACGGACCCGTTGGAGGAGCTGGTCTCCTACTTCGAGGAGCTCCAGAAGTTCGTCGCGCAGGTGGCTCGGCGCGGGGGCTCGATGCTGGTCCACATCGGCTGA